One Miscanthus floridulus cultivar M001 chromosome 11, ASM1932011v1, whole genome shotgun sequence DNA window includes the following coding sequences:
- the LOC136493162 gene encoding plant UBX domain-containing protein 1-like isoform X1, which yields MEAEYPHQQAGPSSSSSSTLLWPCPTRRRKRDEGEGDDDLSPAADMDLDADAQRAADKLKAVSEELGHEIRVFSSENFALQPSKLPSADHEEDDDFYELQPADYYKLISNRMGEHSKMLKTRKMREAELAAQRAKRTKAVMRVRFPDGYILEADFLPSERIHSLVDLLTKVLARPDLPFYLYTVPPKKRILDTSQDFYTAGFVPGANVHFSYDVPEGSLLNADDLKAGPFLREEIQSLDGLSLLLKPASQPDDSRMNSSTLQSGASQSDPVPTTTDKKPGRPKWLKR from the exons ATGGAAGCAGAGTACCCCCACCAGCAGGCgggcccctcctcctcctcctcctccaccctcctCTGGCCGTGCCCGACTCGACGCAGGAAGAGGGACGAGGGCGAGGGCGACGACGACCTCTCGCCGGCGGCGGACATGGATCTCGACGCTGACGCGCAGCGCGCCGCG GACAAGCTGAAAGCAGTGTCAGAGGAACTTGGACATGAGATCCGGGTTTTTTCAAGTGAGAACTTTGCTCTACAGCCCAGCAAGCTGCCCAGTGCAGATCATG AGGAAGATGACGACTTTTATGAGCTTCAGCCTGCTGATTACTACAAGTTGATTTCAAACAGGATGGGAG AGCACTCTAAAATGCTAAAGACTCGCAAGATGCGGGAGGCAGAACTTGCTGCTCAGCGAGCAAAGAGAACAAAG GCAGTAATGAGGGTGCGCTTCCCTGATGGCTACATTCTTGAGGCCGACTTTCTTCCATCAGAGAGGATTCATAGTCTAGTGGACCTGCTCACGAAAGTACTTGCTAGACCAGATCTTCCATTCTATCTTT ATACAGTACCTCCAAAGAAGCGAATACTGGACACATCACAGGACTTCTATACAGCTGGTTTTGTCCCTGGAGCTAATGTCCATTTTTCTTATGATGTGCCTGAAG GTTCGTTGTTAAATGCAGATGATCTAAAAGCAGGACCCTTTCTCCGTGAAGAAATTCAAAGTTTGGATGGATTGTCACTTCTGCTGAAACCTGCTAGTCAACCTGATGATTCTAGAATGAACTCTTCTACTCTTCAATCTGGTGCATCTCAATCTGACCCTGTACCAACAACAACAGATAAGAAGCCTGGCAGACCAAAGTGGCTGAAAAG GTGA
- the LOC136493162 gene encoding plant UBX domain-containing protein 1-like isoform X2 has translation MEAEYPHQQAGPSSSSSSTLLWPCPTRRRKRDEGEGDDDLSPAADMDLDADAQRAADKLKAVSEELGHEIRVFSSENFALQPSKLPSADHEEDDDFYELQPADYYKLISNRMGEHSKMLKTRKMREAELAAQRAKRTKAVMRVRFPDGYILEADFLPSERIHSLVDLLTKVLARPDLPFYLYTVPPKKRILDTSQDFYTAGFVPGANVHFSYDVPEGSLLNADDLKAGPFLREEIQSLDGLSLLLKPASQPDDSRMNSSTLQSGASQSDPVPTTTDKKPGRPKWLKR, from the exons ATGGAAGCAGAGTACCCCCACCAGCAGGCgggcccctcctcctcctcctcctccaccctcctCTGGCCGTGCCCGACTCGACGCAGGAAGAGGGACGAGGGCGAGGGCGACGACGACCTCTCGCCGGCGGCGGACATGGATCTCGACGCTGACGCGCAGCGCGCCGCG GACAAGCTGAAAGCAGTGTCAGAGGAACTTGGACATGAGATCCGGGTTTTTTCAAGTGAGAACTTTGCTCTACAGCCCAGCAAGCTGCCCAGTGCAGATCATG AGGAAGATGACGACTTTTATGAGCTTCAGCCTGCTGATTACTACAAGTTGATTTCAAACAGGATGGGAG AGCACTCTAAAATGCTAAAGACTCGCAAGATGCGGGAGGCAGAACTTGCTGCTCAGCGAGCAAAGAGAACAAAG GCAGTAATGAGGGTGCGCTTCCCTGATGGCTACATTCTTGAGGCCGACTTTCTTCCATCAGAGAGGATTCATAGTCTAGTGGACCTGCTCACGAAAGTACTTGCTAGACCAGATCTTCCATTCTATCTTT ATACAGTACCTCCAAAGAAGCGAATACTGGACACATCACAGGACTTCTATACAGCTGGTTTTGTCCCTGGAGCTAATGTCCATTTTTCTTATGATGTGCCTGAAG GTTCGTTGTTAAATGCAGATGATCTAAAAGCAGGACCCTTTCTCCGTGAAGAAATTCAAAGTTTGGATGGATTGTCACTTCTGCTGAAACCTGCTAGTCAACCTGATGATTCTAGAATGAACTCTTCTACTCTTCAATCTGGTGCATCTCAATCTGACCCTGTACCAACAACAACAGATAAGAAGCCTGGCAGACCAAAGTGGCTGAAAAGGTAA